Proteins found in one Bacilli bacterium PM5-9 genomic segment:
- a CDS encoding putative flippase GtrA (product_source=COG2246; cog=COG2246; superfamily=161098; transmembrane_helix_parts=Inside_1_11,TMhelix_12_34,Outside_35_38,TMhelix_39_61,Inside_62_67) gives MNIIHKYKIHTFSGYCKFILIVILFCLLTTPPVVMLPGFLLSFLVNFIIGYVLLFLFKFIFQKDTID, from the coding sequence ATGAACATCATACATAAATATAAGATACATACTTTTAGCGGATACTGTAAATTTATTTTAATTGTTATTTTATTTTGTTTATTAACTACACCACCAGTTGTAATGCTACCAGGATTTTTGTTATCGTTTTTAGTGAATTTTATAATTGGATATGTTTTGTTGTTTCTTTTTAAATTTATTTTTCAAAAAGATACTATAGACTAA
- a CDS encoding Cu+-exporting ATPase (product_source=KO:K17686; cath_funfam=2.70.150.10,3.30.70.100,3.40.50.1000; cog=COG2217; ko=KO:K17686; pfam=PF00122,PF00403,PF00702; superfamily=55008,56784,81653; tigrfam=TIGR00003,TIGR01525; transmembrane_helix_parts=Inside_1_227,TMhelix_228_250,Outside_251_264,TMhelix_265_287,Inside_288_299,TMhelix_300_321,Outside_322_330,TMhelix_331_349,Inside_350_482,TMhelix_483_505,Outside_506_509,TMhelix_510_532,Inside_533_825,TMhelix_826_848,Outside_849_851,TMhelix_852_874,Inside_875_881), with protein sequence MITIKIEGMHCAACASSVEKALNEKNGVIKAQVNILTNSAHIDYDYKKVNLNDLYNIIEDLGFKAVPIQYEKQELLIEGMNCASCASAIEKALLDINGIESAKINLVSNKLYVEFDNALVNSDTIEKTITDLGYKVIKNNKEITFNIQGMHCASCVSNVEKLVQSIDGVEEVSANLATNKLHLKYNSSQLKIRDVKEILAKEGYELSEISKKVVDINQEEAIKLKKNLAISLLSTVPLLIVTMGHMFFNIPLPNIIEPMTNPLNFAIFQLLLTLITMYAGCNFYRVGFKTLFKLKPNMDSLVALSTSVAFIYSFVLTFLIYKGQTNYAMELYYESSATIITLILLGKYLEARSKQKTSESIKKLMNLAPKKALIVKDNQEIEVDIDDVEIDDIVIVKPGSKIPVDGIIIEGSSAVDESMLSGESMPVTKEIGDEVIGASINKNGYFKYRVIRVGNQTTLAQIIKLVEDAQATKAPIAKMADIISSYFVPIVILLALISGLGWYFIGHESLNYVITIMTSVLIIACPCALGLATPTAIMVGTSKGASEGILIKSGEALETTHKVTTIIFDKTGTITHGKPVLSDLIIENEKYSKNDVLKIVASAEKNSEHPLASAIITRANEEKITLQQATMFENIVGHGIKANVDNKAVLIGNKKLMDKFEIDINLGIKNFDELTSQAKTVMLIAIDGEYVGLIGVSDPIKESSVEAIKQLKALNLEIMMITGDNDKSAKAIAQKVGIEHVISQVLPEDKINKVKELQNQNKIVAMVGDGINDAPALVQANVGIAIGSGSDVAIESGDVVLIKDSLLDVVKAIKLSKFTINNIKQNLFWAFCYNTLGIPVAMGILHIFGGPLLNPMIGAAAMSFSSISVLLNALRLKNVKL encoded by the coding sequence ATGATAACAATTAAAATAGAAGGAATGCATTGTGCAGCATGTGCTAGTAGTGTTGAAAAAGCACTAAATGAAAAAAATGGAGTTATTAAGGCTCAAGTTAATATTTTAACAAACAGTGCTCATATTGATTATGATTATAAAAAAGTAAACTTAAATGATTTATATAATATTATTGAAGATTTAGGTTTTAAAGCAGTGCCGATTCAATATGAAAAACAAGAGTTATTAATTGAAGGTATGAATTGTGCAAGTTGTGCTAGTGCAATAGAAAAAGCCTTGTTGGATATAAATGGTATTGAAAGTGCCAAAATAAATCTTGTTTCTAATAAGTTGTACGTTGAGTTTGATAATGCTCTTGTAAATAGTGATACGATTGAAAAAACAATTACTGATTTAGGATATAAAGTGATTAAAAATAATAAAGAAATAACTTTTAATATTCAAGGAATGCATTGTGCATCTTGTGTTAGTAATGTTGAAAAACTTGTTCAATCTATTGATGGTGTTGAAGAAGTAAGTGCAAATCTTGCTACTAACAAATTACATTTAAAATATAATTCTAGTCAATTAAAAATTAGAGATGTTAAAGAAATACTAGCTAAAGAAGGATATGAATTAAGTGAAATAAGTAAAAAGGTTGTTGATATAAATCAAGAAGAAGCAATAAAACTAAAAAAGAATTTAGCAATCTCACTTTTATCGACAGTTCCTTTACTAATTGTAACAATGGGACATATGTTTTTTAATATTCCATTACCCAATATTATTGAACCAATGACAAATCCATTGAATTTTGCAATTTTTCAATTATTATTAACATTAATTACAATGTATGCAGGATGTAATTTTTATCGAGTTGGTTTTAAAACATTATTTAAATTAAAACCTAATATGGATAGTTTAGTTGCTTTATCAACATCAGTTGCTTTTATTTATAGTTTTGTTTTAACTTTTCTAATTTATAAAGGACAAACTAATTATGCAATGGAATTATATTATGAATCTTCAGCTACAATAATTACTTTAATTTTATTAGGTAAATATCTTGAAGCAAGATCAAAACAAAAAACAAGTGAATCAATAAAAAAATTAATGAACTTAGCACCAAAAAAAGCATTAATTGTTAAAGATAATCAAGAAATAGAAGTTGATATTGATGATGTTGAAATTGATGATATTGTGATAGTTAAACCAGGAAGTAAAATTCCTGTTGATGGAATCATCATAGAAGGAAGCAGTGCAGTTGATGAATCAATGTTAAGTGGTGAAAGCATGCCAGTAACAAAAGAAATTGGTGATGAAGTAATTGGGGCAAGTATTAATAAAAATGGTTATTTTAAATATCGTGTCATAAGAGTGGGAAATCAAACAACTTTAGCTCAAATTATTAAATTAGTTGAAGATGCCCAAGCAACAAAAGCACCAATTGCCAAAATGGCTGATATTATTAGTAGTTACTTTGTTCCGATTGTTATATTATTAGCACTAATTTCAGGATTAGGATGGTATTTTATTGGACATGAGTCACTAAATTATGTAATTACTATTATGACATCAGTTTTAATTATTGCCTGTCCATGTGCTTTAGGACTTGCGACACCAACAGCGATTATGGTGGGAACATCTAAAGGTGCAAGTGAGGGAATACTAATTAAATCAGGTGAAGCATTAGAAACAACTCATAAAGTAACAACCATTATTTTTGATAAAACAGGAACAATCACTCATGGAAAACCTGTTTTAAGCGATTTAATTATTGAAAATGAAAAATATTCAAAAAATGATGTTTTAAAAATAGTAGCTAGTGCTGAAAAAAATAGTGAACACCCTTTAGCAAGTGCAATTATTACTCGTGCTAATGAAGAAAAAATAACTTTACAACAAGCAACTATGTTTGAAAATATTGTTGGACATGGTATTAAAGCAAATGTTGATAATAAAGCAGTGCTAATTGGAAATAAGAAGTTAATGGATAAATTTGAAATTGATATTAATTTAGGAATAAAGAATTTTGATGAATTGACTAGTCAAGCAAAAACAGTAATGTTGATTGCGATTGATGGTGAGTATGTTGGTTTAATTGGAGTATCTGATCCAATTAAAGAATCAAGTGTTGAAGCAATTAAGCAATTAAAAGCACTTAACTTAGAAATTATGATGATAACTGGTGATAATGATAAAAGTGCTAAAGCAATTGCACAAAAAGTTGGTATTGAACACGTTATTTCTCAAGTGTTACCAGAAGATAAAATTAATAAAGTAAAAGAATTACAAAATCAAAACAAAATAGTTGCTATGGTTGGTGATGGTATTAATGATGCTCCAGCTTTAGTACAAGCAAATGTAGGTATTGCAATAGGTTCAGGCTCAGATGTTGCTATTGAATCTGGAGATGTTGTCTTAATTAAAGATAGTTTATTAGATGTTGTAAAAGCTATTAAATTATCAAAATTCACAATAAATAATATTAAGCAAAACTTATTTTGGGCATTTTGTTATAATACATTAGGAATTCCAGTAGCTATGGGTATTTTACATATTTTTGGTGGCCCATTACTAAATCCGATGATAGGTGCAGCAGCAATGAGTTTTAGTTCAATTTCAGTATTATTAAATGCTTTAAGATTAAAAAATGTTAAATTATAA
- a CDS encoding uncharacterized protein YycO (product_source=COG3863; cleavage_site_network=SignalP-noTM; cog=COG3863; pfam=PF05708; superfamily=54001): MKIKVLMFCLVGLICINNIQAKTDYTKQIINKFNFKKIKKSSKKDYPTKKGTILVTPDNFKRILPVGHAAIIINKNYVYEATSKGVIRGANNWHLTKKRTFGLRVKNLGVKAHNNAVNYIAKQKNKKYNYNFFNTKTRKKFYCSHLVWSSFYDNFKINIDTKLFGLAGKKQGAIHPLELVLSNRTKTIFYYENK; encoded by the coding sequence ATGAAAATAAAAGTTTTAATGTTTTGTTTAGTTGGTTTAATTTGTATAAATAATATACAAGCTAAAACTGATTATACAAAACAAATAATTAACAAATTTAATTTCAAAAAAATTAAGAAATCATCAAAAAAAGATTACCCAACAAAAAAAGGTACTATTTTAGTAACACCTGATAATTTTAAAAGAATTTTGCCAGTTGGACATGCTGCGATTATTATAAACAAAAACTATGTTTATGAGGCAACCTCAAAGGGAGTTATTAGAGGAGCAAACAATTGGCATTTAACTAAAAAAAGAACTTTTGGTTTAAGAGTGAAAAATTTAGGTGTTAAAGCACACAATAATGCAGTTAACTATATTGCTAAACAAAAAAACAAAAAATATAATTATAACTTCTTTAATACTAAAACAAGAAAAAAATTTTACTGTTCACATTTAGTTTGGTCATCTTTTTATGATAACTTCAAAATAAATATTGATACAAAATTATTTGGACTTGCTGGAAAAAAACAAGGAGCTATTCACCCTCTTGAATTGGTTTTATCAAATAGAACTAAAACTATTTTTTATTATGAGAATAAGTAA
- a CDS encoding pyruvate kinase (product_source=KO:K00873; cath_funfam=3.20.20.60,3.40.1380.20; cog=COG0469; ko=KO:K00873; pfam=PF00224,PF02887; smart=SM00382; superfamily=51621,52935; tigrfam=TIGR01064) gives MQKNTKVVATMGPATKSKTVLKSLILNGLNVMRINFSHANYDDTLERIAILNEINKELNTYVAWLCDTKGPEIRLHEIKNNKAYLEKGKTLSIYMHEILGDENKISLTYSDLYDCVKKGDKILIDDGLIELEVLNTSKEKIDTKILNSGYISSKKGVNVPNVILKMEYLSTKDIADIKFACENKASYIAASFVRRKEDIIALRKLCFENKRSDMQIIAKIENQEGINNIDEILEHADGIMVARGDLGTEIPMEEVPIVQLELCEKCNKLGKPVIVATHMLDSMERNPRPTRAEVGDVARAVTDGVDAVMLSGETAKGEYPIEALKAMSKIAARAETTIDHTKIITKFISDISKNPYDGIGLSAVELAAKIDAKAIFCFTKSGATARQISKYRPNCPIYALSENDDTLYSLSLNWGVIGCKKGTYTSIQDKYEIVNYLAKELDLKNGDYVIITGGHPDGTPLTNFLKIQEISY, from the coding sequence ATGCAAAAAAATACTAAAGTAGTAGCAACTATGGGCCCAGCTACTAAATCAAAAACAGTCTTAAAAAGCCTAATTCTTAATGGATTAAATGTTATGAGAATTAATTTTTCTCATGCAAACTATGATGATACATTAGAAAGAATAGCTATATTAAATGAAATAAATAAAGAGTTAAATACTTATGTTGCTTGGCTTTGTGATACTAAGGGACCTGAAATTAGATTACATGAAATAAAAAATAATAAAGCATATCTTGAAAAAGGTAAAACATTATCAATTTATATGCATGAGATATTAGGAGATGAAAATAAAATTTCATTAACTTATAGTGATTTATATGATTGCGTAAAAAAAGGCGATAAAATATTGATTGATGATGGATTAATTGAATTAGAAGTATTAAATACTTCCAAAGAAAAAATAGATACTAAAATATTAAATAGTGGTTACATTAGTTCTAAAAAAGGAGTTAATGTACCAAATGTTATTTTGAAAATGGAATACCTTTCTACAAAGGATATTGCTGATATAAAATTTGCATGTGAAAATAAAGCAAGTTATATTGCAGCAAGCTTTGTTAGAAGAAAAGAAGATATAATTGCTTTAAGAAAATTATGTTTTGAAAATAAAAGAAGTGATATGCAAATAATCGCAAAAATAGAAAATCAAGAAGGCATTAATAATATTGATGAAATACTAGAGCATGCAGATGGAATAATGGTTGCTCGCGGTGATTTAGGAACAGAAATACCAATGGAAGAAGTCCCAATTGTTCAATTAGAATTATGCGAAAAATGCAATAAATTAGGAAAACCTGTTATTGTAGCTACCCATATGCTTGATTCAATGGAAAGAAATCCACGACCAACTAGAGCTGAGGTTGGGGATGTAGCACGTGCTGTAACTGATGGAGTAGATGCAGTAATGTTATCTGGTGAAACAGCAAAAGGTGAATATCCAATAGAAGCTTTAAAAGCAATGTCAAAAATTGCTGCTCGTGCTGAAACAACTATTGATCATACTAAAATAATTACTAAATTTATTAGTGATATTTCAAAAAACCCATATGATGGAATTGGTTTAAGTGCTGTTGAATTAGCAGCCAAAATAGATGCTAAAGCAATATTTTGTTTTACTAAAAGTGGAGCAACTGCTCGCCAAATTTCAAAATATCGCCCTAATTGTCCTATCTATGCATTATCTGAAAATGATGATACTTTATATTCATTATCGCTAAATTGGGGTGTGATTGGTTGTAAAAAAGGAACTTACACTAGTATTCAAGATAAGTATGAAATTGTTAACTATCTAGCAAAAGAATTAGATTTAAAAAATGGTGATTATGTTATTATTACAGGTGGTCATCCTGATGGAACACCACTAACTAATTTTTTAAAAATTCAAGAAATTAGTTATTAA
- a CDS encoding ArsR family transcriptional regulator (product_source=KO:K03892; cath_funfam=1.10.10.10; cog=COG0640; ko=KO:K03892; pfam=PF01022; smart=SM00418; superfamily=46785), producing MITNESDLFKILADENRLRMIVLLIDRELCMTHIYIGLDLKQSNTSRNLKILKEAGIVSMRNKKNNRYFKISDEILSNYNEVFTYLKTLKKKTMYICDEKRMKAVEKCGCKGTCECKL from the coding sequence ATGATAACAAATGAAAGTGATTTATTTAAAATTTTAGCTGATGAAAATCGTTTAAGAATGATTGTCTTACTTATAGATAGAGAACTATGTATGACACATATCTATATAGGACTTGATTTAAAGCAATCAAATACTTCTCGAAATTTGAAAATTTTAAAAGAAGCAGGAATTGTCAGCATGAGAAATAAAAAGAATAATCGTTACTTTAAAATTTCAGATGAAATATTAAGTAATTATAATGAAGTATTTACATATTTAAAAACACTAAAGAAAAAAACAATGTATATTTGTGATGAGAAAAGAATGAAAGCAGTAGAAAAGTGTGGATGTAAAGGTACTTGCGAATGCAAGTTATAG
- a CDS encoding hypothetical protein (product_source=Hypo-rule applied; smart=SM00710; superfamily=69304; transmembrane_helix_parts=Inside_1_19,TMhelix_20_37,Outside_38_343): MNWFYQIELKLFFIMRISKFFIVLLLVLFSCSKVIFTNKLMFMQVNPYENNTTINAISNNFKKSEANLYSNLTLTLLNDEISINDHKIYTLSYFKNTTNLIELNLKNNKSKIISNKNESPQVKTLLNNNIYYSSNYVSNNYLIKKDLITNKEFKKEFNGYFFNYLICENDKIFAFVSENKNNKEYILQLNKNDLSIISKNYINRNSNSNSRPIIKNNTIYYVDAKNRINIYDFVKNKMSTFKLKIKDPQKLIYDKNKIYINSFNKNTMSSFEKRIEIFDLSNKKSKCYQMDYFVNSFVVKDNYLFTLSNDFLVKYNITNLKKENIFKINKKRNNYTNELFLLD, encoded by the coding sequence TTGAATTGGTTTTATCAAATAGAACTAAAACTATTTTTTATTATGAGAATAAGTAAATTTTTTATTGTATTATTATTAGTTTTGTTTAGTTGTTCAAAAGTAATATTTACAAATAAGCTAATGTTTATGCAAGTCAACCCTTATGAAAACAATACAACAATCAATGCAATATCTAATAATTTTAAAAAAAGTGAGGCTAATTTATATTCAAATTTAACATTAACCCTTTTAAACGATGAAATAAGTATTAATGATCATAAAATATATACTCTTTCATATTTTAAAAACACTACAAATTTAATAGAACTAAATTTAAAAAATAATAAAAGTAAAATAATATCAAATAAAAATGAAAGTCCACAAGTTAAAACTTTATTAAATAATAATATTTATTATTCAAGTAACTACGTTTCAAATAATTACCTTATTAAAAAGGATTTAATTACTAATAAGGAGTTTAAAAAAGAATTCAATGGTTATTTTTTTAACTATCTTATTTGTGAAAACGATAAAATATTTGCATTTGTTAGTGAAAACAAAAATAATAAAGAGTATATATTACAATTAAATAAAAATGATTTATCAATCATATCCAAAAATTATATCAATAGAAACAGCAATTCTAATTCAAGGCCAATTATTAAAAACAATACTATTTACTATGTTGATGCTAAAAATAGGATTAATATTTATGATTTTGTAAAAAATAAAATGAGTACATTTAAATTGAAAATTAAAGACCCACAAAAATTAATTTATGATAAAAATAAAATATACATAAATAGTTTCAATAAAAATACCATGTCTAGTTTTGAAAAAAGAATTGAAATATTTGATTTAAGCAATAAAAAAAGCAAGTGTTATCAAATGGATTATTTTGTTAATAGTTTTGTTGTTAAAGATAACTATCTATTTACTTTATCAAATGATTTTCTTGTAAAATATAATATTACTAATCTAAAGAAAGAGAATATCTTTAAAATAAATAAAAAAAGAAATAATTATACAAATGAATTATTTCTCTTAGATTAA
- a CDS encoding hypothetical protein (product_source=Hypo-rule applied; superfamily=57829; transmembrane_helix_parts=Inside_1_6,TMhelix_7_29,Outside_30_239): protein MKKRIYILFLLFVFAINFNEINGSITPYAANKEINRHIESFASYLKENSKGNNLSVDEIIENFYKNSKKIKLNNEIVNKTTLPKNIISKQIHIKNSDITIYSDGTFSVETLSSVTDNSRLDMRSSTKSKTVTNNWVYRAVLGNKLITHKFSAKFKYDGKKAWYVGGSAKGNAYAHYIMSIESKSIDGWTTAAKSRTARMYVVACQNYSGFRINYMHTDTRIGVTKSGKEYKSTKQGGGI, encoded by the coding sequence ATGAAGAAAAGAATATATATTTTGTTTTTGCTATTTGTTTTTGCAATTAATTTCAATGAGATTAATGGTAGCATAACACCTTATGCAGCGAATAAAGAGATTAATAGGCATATAGAAAGTTTTGCGTCATATTTAAAAGAAAATAGTAAAGGCAATAATTTATCAGTTGATGAAATAATTGAAAATTTTTATAAAAACTCAAAAAAAATTAAATTGAATAATGAAATTGTAAATAAAACAACATTACCCAAAAATATTATATCTAAACAAATACATATTAAAAATTCAGATATTACTATTTATAGTGATGGTACTTTTTCAGTTGAAACACTTTCAAGTGTCACTGATAATTCAAGACTTGATATGAGATCGTCAACAAAATCTAAAACAGTAACAAATAATTGGGTGTATAGAGCAGTATTAGGTAATAAGTTGATTACTCATAAGTTTTCGGCAAAATTTAAATATGACGGGAAAAAAGCATGGTATGTTGGTGGTAGTGCTAAAGGAAATGCATATGCTCATTATATAATGTCAATAGAAAGTAAAAGTATTGATGGTTGGACAACTGCTGCAAAATCAAGAACTGCTAGAATGTACGTTGTTGCATGTCAAAATTATAGTGGTTTCCGTATTAATTATATGCATACCGATACAAGAATTGGTGTAACAAAATCAGGAAAAGAATACAAAAGTACTAAACAAGGTGGAGGTATTTAA
- a CDS encoding threonyl-tRNA synthetase (product_source=KO:K01868; cath_funfam=3.10.20.30,3.30.930.10,3.30.980.10,3.40.50.800; cog=COG0441; ko=KO:K01868; pfam=PF00587,PF02824,PF03129,PF07973; smart=SM00863; superfamily=52954,55186,55681,81271; tigrfam=TIGR00418): protein MVKIEFLDGSVKEMQRGITLAQIAEGISKSLRKEVIAGYVNDEIYDLTRPIEMDAKIKLIKLEDEEAEEIINHSAAHLLAHAVTRLYPGAKFGVGPAIEEGFYYDMDVEPTILENDLKRIEKEMNKIVSEAIEIERVVVSKQEALEIFKNDEYKVELIEGLDDQVITLYQQGEFIDLCRGAHVENTKVIKNFKLLSLAGAYWRGDSDNKMLQRIYGVAKKSKEALEAHLDFLEEARKRDHRKLGKELGLFMLSEYGPGFPFFLPKGMIVKDELLKYWHDVHKRAGYTMIQTPIMLNKELWEVSGHWFTYKENMYLSEIDKHEFAIKPMNCPGGILVYKNDIHSYRDFPMRVGELGIVHRHEASGALHGLFRVRCFTQDDAHLYITPDQIEEEVINMIKLFEEVYSTFGLTFEMELSTKPDNAIGSDEIWEKSEAALGAAATAGGYKFTINEGDGAFYGPKLDFKLKDSIGRVWQCGTCQLDMNLPERFDMTYIAADGSKQRPIMLHRTCMGSIERFMGILIEHYAGAFPTWLAPEQIKIIPVADVHREYANEINQKFFELGLRSSVEKRDEKLGYLIRDAQVNKIPYSLVIGDEEANNGKVTYRKYGSEEQVSVSVDEFIKLIQEDIAAKGK, encoded by the coding sequence ATGGTAAAAATTGAATTTTTAGACGGTAGTGTAAAGGAAATGCAAAGAGGAATTACTTTAGCACAAATCGCTGAAGGAATTTCAAAATCATTAAGAAAAGAAGTTATTGCAGGTTATGTGAATGATGAGATTTATGATTTAACAAGACCAATTGAAATGGATGCTAAAATTAAATTAATCAAACTTGAAGACGAAGAAGCAGAGGAAATTATTAATCATTCTGCAGCACATTTATTAGCTCATGCAGTAACTAGATTATATCCAGGTGCAAAGTTTGGTGTAGGTCCAGCAATTGAAGAAGGATTCTATTATGATATGGACGTTGAGCCAACTATTTTAGAAAATGATTTAAAAAGAATTGAAAAAGAAATGAATAAAATCGTTTCAGAAGCAATTGAAATTGAAAGAGTAGTTGTTTCTAAACAAGAAGCATTAGAAATATTTAAAAATGATGAATACAAAGTTGAATTGATTGAAGGATTAGATGATCAAGTAATTACTTTATATCAACAAGGTGAATTTATTGATTTATGTCGTGGAGCTCATGTTGAGAATACTAAAGTTATTAAAAACTTTAAATTATTATCATTAGCTGGTGCTTATTGGCGTGGTGATTCAGATAATAAAATGTTACAAAGAATTTATGGAGTTGCTAAAAAAAGCAAAGAAGCATTAGAAGCTCATTTAGACTTTTTAGAAGAAGCAAGAAAAAGAGACCATCGTAAATTAGGTAAAGAATTAGGATTGTTTATGTTAAGTGAATATGGACCAGGATTCCCATTCTTCCTACCTAAAGGAATGATTGTTAAAGATGAATTATTAAAATATTGGCATGATGTTCATAAAAGAGCTGGTTATACAATGATTCAAACTCCAATTATGTTAAATAAAGAACTTTGGGAAGTATCAGGTCACTGGTTTACTTACAAAGAAAATATGTATTTATCTGAAATTGATAAACATGAGTTTGCGATTAAACCAATGAACTGTCCAGGTGGAATTTTAGTTTATAAAAATGATATTCACTCTTATAGAGATTTCCCAATGAGAGTTGGAGAATTAGGAATTGTTCACCGTCATGAAGCAAGTGGTGCTTTACATGGATTATTTAGAGTAAGGTGCTTCACTCAAGATGATGCACATTTATATATAACTCCAGATCAAATTGAAGAAGAAGTAATCAATATGATTAAATTATTTGAAGAAGTTTATTCTACATTTGGATTAACTTTTGAAATGGAATTATCAACTAAACCAGATAATGCAATCGGAAGTGATGAAATTTGGGAAAAATCAGAAGCAGCTCTTGGTGCAGCAGCAACTGCTGGTGGATATAAATTCACTATTAATGAAGGTGATGGAGCATTCTATGGTCCTAAATTAGACTTCAAATTAAAAGATTCAATTGGTCGTGTTTGGCAATGCGGTACTTGTCAATTAGATATGAACTTGCCAGAAAGATTTGATATGACTTATATTGCAGCAGATGGTTCAAAACAAAGACCAATAATGTTACATAGAACTTGTATGGGTTCAATTGAAAGATTTATGGGAATTTTAATTGAGCATTATGCTGGAGCATTCCCAACTTGGTTAGCACCAGAACAAATTAAAATAATTCCAGTTGCTGATGTTCATAGAGAATATGCAAATGAAATTAATCAAAAATTCTTTGAATTAGGTTTAAGATCATCAGTTGAAAAACGTGATGAAAAATTAGGATACTTAATTAGAGATGCTCAAGTAAATAAAATACCATATTCACTTGTAATTGGTGATGAAGAAGCAAACAATGGTAAAGTAACTTATCGTAAATATGGAAGCGAAGAACAAGTTAGTGTATCAGTTGATGAGTTCATTAAATTAATTCAAGAAGATATTGCTGCAAAAGGAAAGTAA
- a CDS encoding Cof subfamily protein (haloacid dehalogenase superfamily) (product_source=TIGR00099; cath_funfam=3.40.50.1000; cog=COG0561; pfam=PF08282; superfamily=56784; tigrfam=TIGR00099) has product MFENIKIAFFDVDGTLYSHYNNGISNVLREALKKLKDNGIILCIATGRPIEMLRQLDEFLEDIQFDYLITSNGQAIYQDNKLVYKNFLNPEDVKAVIKKANELDLSLSLVSDDINIITKMNETARKSCESVEFACPVETKVDETFNQPVDHLVCYETTKNMKYFAPILKHSVMTHWSVDVFDFVPDNGVKANGIMKVLNHLKIDAKDAIAFGDGQNDIDMLKYVGFGVAMGNASIDVQEAADYVCEHINDEGVVNTLKKIKLI; this is encoded by the coding sequence ATGTTTGAAAATATAAAAATAGCTTTCTTTGATGTTGATGGAACACTATATAGTCATTATAATAATGGTATTTCTAATGTATTAAGAGAAGCATTAAAGAAATTGAAAGATAATGGAATAATTTTATGTATAGCTACTGGTAGACCAATAGAAATGCTAAGACAACTTGATGAGTTTTTAGAAGATATTCAATTTGATTATTTGATAACAAGTAATGGTCAAGCAATATACCAAGATAATAAGTTAGTATATAAAAACTTTTTAAACCCAGAAGATGTTAAAGCAGTAATTAAAAAAGCAAACGAATTAGATTTATCTTTATCTTTAGTTAGTGATGATATTAATATTATTACTAAAATGAATGAAACTGCTAGAAAATCATGTGAGTCAGTCGAGTTTGCCTGTCCTGTTGAAACAAAAGTTGATGAAACGTTTAATCAACCTGTTGATCATTTAGTTTGTTATGAAACTACTAAAAACATGAAATACTTTGCTCCAATTCTTAAACATTCAGTTATGACACATTGGAGTGTTGATGTTTTCGATTTTGTTCCTGATAATGGAGTTAAGGCTAATGGAATTATGAAAGTGTTGAATCACTTAAAAATAGATGCTAAAGATGCTATTGCGTTTGGTGATGGACAAAATGATATTGACATGTTAAAGTATGTTGGTTTTGGAGTTGCAATGGGTAATGCTTCAATTGATGTTCAAGAAGCTGCTGATTATGTATGTGAACATATTAATGATGAAGGTGTTGTTAATACATTAAAGAAAATAAAATTAATCTAA